A stretch of the Channa argus isolate prfri chromosome 9, Channa argus male v1.0, whole genome shotgun sequence genome encodes the following:
- the LOC137133028 gene encoding protein DVR-1-like, with amino-acid sequence MRPDMTPHMTPLVFLAVCLFGVHAVSRMEEKKTQERLFLGSLGLTGRPRPAGSHQLRHHVPSALWRMFQSSEKIQIQESDDCMVTEYGVRGNIIRYVQDQGSLESGRSSSCQACLEKELFFNMSVLQDVELLTLAQLELKLHWKPFRPVDLLQQPKPLRLSLYKVIRLTLTGANPQVNRRLLVSQSVQLQPESTSITIDLTLLAENWRKPGRNYGLVLELLPHSSEPGELLLFHPGNSLPFAPAVPLPLIQASLVVVSLNPHQCRSRQKRSAVRLPMIRSNVCKARSLYIDFRDVGWQDWIIAPQGYMANYCHGECPFPLSESLNGTNHAILQTLVHSLDPHGTPQPCCVPISLSPISMLYYDNNDNVVLRHYHDMVVDECGCR; translated from the exons ATGAGGCCAGACATGACTCCTCACATGACTCCTCTGGTGTTTTTAGCAGTGTGTTTGTTCGGTGTGCACGCTGTCTCACGCATGGAGGAGAAGAAGACTCAGGAGCGGCTCTTCCTCGGTTCACTGGGTCTCACCGGGCGGCCGCGGCCCGCAGGGAGCCACCAGCTGCGGCACCACGTCCCGTCTGCGCTCTGGAGGATGTTCCAGAGTTCAGAGAAGATCCAGATCCAGGAGAGCGACGACTGCATGGTGACGGAATACGGAGTCCGCGGTAACATCATCCGATACGTGCAAGACCAAG GCAGCCTGGAGTCTGGACGGAGCAGCAGCTGTCAGGCCTGTCTGGAGAAGGAGCTTTTCTTCAACATGTCCGTCCTACAGGATGTGGAGCTGCTGACTCTCGCTCAGCTGGAACTCAAGCTCCACTGGAAGCCCTTCAGACCTGTGGACCTTCTGCAGCAGCCCAAGCCCCTCAGACTGTCTCTGTATAAAGTGATCAGACTCACACTGACGGGAGCCAATCCCCAGGTCAACCGCAGACTCCTGGTGTCCCAGTCCGTCCAGCTGCAGCCTGAGTCCACCTCCATTACCATAGACCTCACCCTGCTGGCAGAGAACTGGCGCAAACCAGGACGCAACTACGGTTTGGTTTtagagctgctgcctcacagctcaGAACCAGGGGAGCTTCTACTGTTCCATCCTGGAAACTCCCTCCCATTTGCACCGGCCGTCCCCCTGCCACTGATCCAAGCCTCCCTGGTGGTCGTGTCCCTCAACCCCCACCAGTGTCGTTCCAGACAAAAGAGAAGTGCCGTCCGTCTTCCCATGATACGCAGCAATGTTTGCAAAGCCCGAAGTCTCTACATCGATTTCAGAGATGTGGGCTGGCAGGACTGGATCATTGCTCCACAGGGCTACATGGCCAACTACTGCCACGGCGAGTGCCCGTTCCCGCTGAGCGAGAGCCTGAACGGTACCAACCACGCCATCCTGCAGACCCTGGTTCACTCCCTGGACCCCCACGGCACACCTCAGCCCTGCTGTGTCCCCATTAGCCTCTCCCCAATCTCCATGCTCTACTACGACAACAACGACAACGTGGTGCTTCGCCATTATCACGACATGGTAGTGGACGAGTGTGGGTGTCGATGA
- the LOC137133071 gene encoding protein DVR-1-like translates to MIPDMTPLALLAVCLYGVCALSNTEDTKTQERLFLSSLGLTVRPRGHQLRRPVPSELWRMFQRSEKIQIQESDACMVTEYGVRGNIIRHVQDQGRQTSGRSSSCQACLEKKLFFNMSVLQDVELLTLAQLELKLHWKPFRPVDLLQQPKPLRLSLYKVIRFTLTGANPQVNRRLLVSQSVQLQPESTSITIDLTLLAENWRKPGRNYGLVLELLPHSSEPGELLLFHPGNSLPFAPAVPLPLIQASLVVVSLNPHQCRSRQKRSAVRLPMIRSNVCKARSLYIDFRDVGWQDWIIAPQGYMANYCHGECPFPLSESLNGTNHAILQTLVHSLDPHGTPQPCCVPISLSPISMLYYDNNDNVVLRHYQDMVVDECGCR, encoded by the exons ATGATTCCAGACATGACTCCTCTGGCGTTGTTAGCAGTGTGTTTGTACGGCGTCTGCGCCCTCTCAAACACGGAGGACACGAAGACTCAGGAGCGGCTCTTTCTCAGTTCTTTGGGCCTCACCGTGCGGCCACGGGGCCACCAGCTGCGGCGCCCTGTCCCGTCTGAGCTCTGGAGGATGTTCCAGAGGTCAGAGAAGATCCAGATCCAGGAGAGCGATGCCTGCATGGTGACCGAGTACGGAGTCCGCGGTAACATCATCCGACATGTACAAGACCAAGGTAGGCAGACT TCTGGACGGAGCAGCAGCTGTCAGGCCTGTCTGGAGAAGAAGCTTTTCTTCAACATGTCCGTCCTACAGGATGTGGAGCTGCTGACTCTCGCTCAGCTGGAACTCAAGCTCCACTGGAAGCCCTTCAGACCTGTGGACCTTCTGCAGCAGCCCAAGCCCCTCAGACTGTCTCTGTATAAAGTGATCAGATTCACACTGACGGGAGCCAATCCCCAAGTCAACCGCAGACTCCTGGTGTCCCAGTCCGTCCAGCTGCAGCCTGAGTCCACCTCCATTACCATAGACCTCACCCTGCTGGCAGAGAACTGGCGCAAACCAGGACGCAACTACGGTTTGGTTTtagagctgctgcctcacagctcaGAACCAGGGGAGCTTCTACTGTTCCATCCTGGAAACTCCCTCCCATTTGCACCGGCCGTCCCCCTGCCACTGATCCAAGCCTCCCTGGTGGTCGTGTCCCTCAACCCCCACCAGTGTCGTTCCAGACAAAAGAGAAGTGCCGTCCGTCTTCCCATGATACGCAGCAATGTTTGCAAAGCCCGAAGTCTCTACATCGATTTCAGAGATGTGGGCTGGCAGGACTGGATCATTGCTCCACAGGGCTACATGGCCAACTACTGCCACGGCGAGTGCCCGTTCCCGCTGAGCGAGAGCCTGAACGGTACCAACCACGCCATCCTGCAGACCCTGGTTCACTCCCTGGACCCCCACGGCACACCTCAGCCCTGCTGTGTCCCCATTAGCCTCTCCCCAATCTCCATGCTCTACTACGACAACAACGACAACGTGGTGCTTCGCCATTATCAGGACATGGTAGTGGACGAGTGTGGGTGTCGATGA